In Aliiglaciecola sp. LCG003, a genomic segment contains:
- a CDS encoding L-threonylcarbamoyladenylate synthase, whose translation MSQYFYIHPDNPQQRLLRQACEIIRSGGVVVYPTDSGYAIGCQMDDKNALEQLCRIRQIGKDHNFTLMCRDMSELSIYARVDNTAFRLIKNNTPGPYTFILKATKEVPKRLQNPKRKTIGIRVPNNAIALQLLEELGEPLMSTTLILPGETQAEFDPDDIRDKLERQVELIINGGYLGEQPTTVIDMSEGDVVIIREGSGDSSVFG comes from the coding sequence ATGAGTCAGTATTTTTATATTCATCCAGATAATCCTCAGCAGCGTTTGTTACGTCAAGCGTGTGAAATTATTCGCAGTGGCGGTGTAGTGGTATATCCCACCGATTCAGGTTATGCCATTGGCTGCCAGATGGATGATAAAAACGCCCTTGAGCAGTTGTGTCGAATTCGTCAAATTGGCAAAGATCATAACTTTACTCTGATGTGCCGTGACATGTCAGAGCTTTCTATATATGCACGGGTAGATAACACTGCATTCAGGCTGATTAAAAATAATACCCCAGGGCCTTACACCTTTATTTTGAAGGCGACCAAAGAAGTCCCTAAGCGATTACAGAATCCAAAGCGTAAAACTATCGGTATCCGGGTGCCCAACAATGCCATTGCCTTGCAATTGTTAGAGGAGCTTGGCGAGCCATTAATGTCAACTACGTTGATTTTACCCGGCGAAACTCAAGCTGAATTCGACCCTGATGATATTAGAGATAAATTAGAGCGTCAGGTTGAGCTTATCATCAATGGTGGTTATCTGGGCGAGCAACCTACTACGGTAATTGATATGTCCGAAGGTGATGTGGTGATTATTCGTGAAGGAAGTGGTGATAGCAGCGTGTTTGGTTAA
- the scpB gene encoding SMC-Scp complex subunit ScpB, translating to MAKLTDVQLKQLVEAAIFVADEPLTKEKLQESVLEGLKISKKRLADALAELVLDYAPRGVQLVEVASGYRFQSMDSLSPWLSKLRNEQAPRYSRALLETLSLIAYRQPITRGEIEDVRGVAVSSHTIKTLTERSWIKAVGHKEVPGRPTLYATTKEFLDYFSLQSLADLPPMQNFEMLSDSLETESEKQSLPAEQATIIQDLDPSQPAVIAETDINKEHLH from the coding sequence ATGGCAAAGTTAACCGATGTGCAATTAAAACAGTTAGTTGAAGCGGCGATTTTTGTTGCCGATGAGCCACTGACCAAAGAAAAACTGCAGGAGAGTGTGCTTGAAGGTCTCAAAATATCAAAAAAGCGTCTAGCGGACGCCTTAGCTGAATTGGTGCTGGATTACGCGCCTCGGGGTGTGCAGTTGGTAGAAGTTGCCTCAGGTTATCGATTTCAATCCATGGACAGCTTGAGCCCTTGGTTGAGTAAACTTCGGAATGAGCAGGCGCCACGGTATTCCCGCGCTTTGTTAGAAACCTTGTCGCTGATTGCCTATCGACAACCCATTACCCGTGGCGAGATAGAAGATGTGCGTGGCGTAGCGGTTAGTAGTCACACTATTAAGACCCTGACAGAACGTAGCTGGATTAAAGCTGTCGGGCATAAAGAGGTACCCGGAAGGCCAACTTTATATGCTACAACTAAAGAGTTTTTAGATTACTTTTCATTACAAAGTCTAGCTGATTTGCCGCCGATGCAAAACTTCGAAATGCTGTCAGACTCTCTCGAAACAGAGTCAGAAAAACAGTCTTTACCAGCAGAGCAAGCTACAATCATACAGGACTTAGATCCCAGTCAACCTGCTGTGATAGCAGAGACAGACATAAACAAAGAGCATTTACACTAA
- a CDS encoding NAD(P)-dependent oxidoreductase, with the protein MTTNNQAKNIAFIGLGVMGYPMAGYLAKAGHNVTVYNRTVEKAEKWVAQYGGKLAATPALAAQDQQVVFACVGNDDDLRSVTTAENGAFQTMPKGSTFVDHTTTSATVAIELAEIAAKTHIAFIDAPVSGGQAGAENGQLTVMVGGEPQDYTKVESLIDCYAKMQKRLGPVGYGQLSKMVNQICIAGIVQGLSEAMHFATQSGLDPNAVVEVISKGAAQSWQMENRAHTMVDNKFDFGFAVDWMRKDLGIVLDQARIVGAHLPVTALVDQFYSQVQANGGGRFDTSSLITLLAKNNK; encoded by the coding sequence GTGACTACTAACAATCAAGCAAAAAATATTGCTTTTATCGGCTTAGGCGTAATGGGTTATCCCATGGCGGGCTACCTTGCTAAAGCAGGTCACAACGTCACCGTATACAATCGTACCGTTGAGAAGGCCGAAAAGTGGGTGGCGCAATATGGCGGTAAGCTTGCTGCAACCCCAGCCCTTGCAGCACAGGATCAACAGGTCGTGTTTGCCTGCGTGGGTAATGATGATGATCTTCGCTCGGTGACAACCGCTGAAAATGGGGCATTTCAAACCATGCCAAAGGGAAGCACTTTCGTAGATCATACCACCACCTCTGCGACCGTGGCCATTGAACTTGCTGAGATTGCTGCCAAAACTCACATTGCTTTCATAGATGCACCCGTATCAGGTGGTCAAGCTGGCGCAGAGAATGGCCAACTCACGGTAATGGTAGGTGGTGAGCCACAAGACTACACCAAGGTTGAATCATTAATTGACTGTTATGCTAAGATGCAAAAGCGCTTAGGGCCTGTTGGCTACGGTCAACTTAGTAAGATGGTTAACCAAATATGCATCGCAGGGATTGTGCAAGGATTATCAGAAGCTATGCACTTTGCCACACAAAGCGGATTAGATCCCAACGCCGTAGTAGAGGTAATTTCTAAAGGGGCTGCTCAATCATGGCAAATGGAAAACCGCGCGCACACCATGGTAGATAATAAATTCGACTTTGGTTTCGCCGTAGATTGGATGCGTAAAGATCTTGGCATAGTGCTGGACCAAGCACGTATTGTCGGAGCACATCTGCCAGTTACGGCCTTGGTCGATCAATTCTATAGCCAAGTACAGGCTAATGGTGGGGGGAGATTTGATACCTCTAGCCTAATTACCCTACTGGCTAAAAATAACAAATAA
- a CDS encoding transglutaminase-like domain-containing protein, protein MNLSQYLQENEYFNYSHPSIQSLISSIEEPDPYQKIIAAYYLIRDNIAYNPYTFSDGVEALKASYAATHDSAYCIPKSALLVAVSRALGIPARIGLGDVRNHLSSPKLIDWLKTDLFVMHGYAEIYMHDKWVKCTPVFNHTLCEKFNIQPLNFDGKSDSLFHSFTQSGDKHMEYVTDHGSFAEMPVEKIFDAVSQAYPHISLFNQSYSDATNRPASLEAEITKI, encoded by the coding sequence TTGAATCTTTCTCAATATCTCCAAGAAAATGAATATTTTAATTACTCTCATCCATCAATACAGTCTCTAATCTCAAGTATTGAAGAGCCTGATCCCTATCAAAAAATTATTGCCGCTTATTATTTAATTCGTGACAACATTGCCTACAATCCCTACACTTTTAGCGATGGCGTCGAGGCACTAAAAGCCAGTTATGCCGCGACACATGATAGCGCCTACTGCATACCTAAGTCCGCTTTATTGGTTGCCGTTAGTCGTGCACTAGGAATTCCCGCTCGGATAGGATTGGGGGATGTACGCAACCACCTTTCTAGCCCCAAATTGATCGATTGGTTAAAAACTGATTTGTTTGTTATGCATGGCTACGCGGAAATTTATATGCATGATAAATGGGTGAAATGCACACCTGTTTTTAATCACACACTCTGTGAAAAGTTCAACATTCAGCCACTGAATTTTGATGGAAAGTCTGATTCCTTGTTTCACTCTTTCACTCAATCGGGTGACAAGCATATGGAGTATGTGACCGATCATGGCAGCTTTGCTGAGATGCCGGTAGAGAAGATATTCGATGCCGTCAGTCAGGCTTACCCACACATTTCGTTGTTTAATCAAAGCTATTCTGACGCAACTAACAGACCAGCTAGTTTGGAGGCTGAAATAACCAAGATCTGA
- a CDS encoding MAPEG family protein: MTTILICLAIATIMPILFKAPLAVAMNQQGGYDNRHPRAQQSQLSGFGGRAKAVHENSFEALIMFTPGALAAIVTHQVGDIAQYLAITFIIARTIYAFCYWFNIHVLRSVVWLVGFICSIGLLVISI, encoded by the coding sequence ATGACCACAATTCTAATCTGCCTGGCAATAGCGACAATCATGCCGATATTATTCAAAGCACCACTTGCCGTTGCAATGAATCAACAAGGGGGCTACGACAACCGCCATCCGCGGGCCCAACAGAGTCAACTCAGCGGATTTGGTGGACGAGCAAAAGCGGTGCATGAAAACAGTTTTGAAGCGCTGATCATGTTCACCCCTGGGGCACTTGCTGCTATTGTAACCCATCAAGTGGGCGACATTGCCCAATATCTAGCCATCACGTTTATTATTGCCCGTACCATCTATGCATTTTGTTATTGGTTCAATATTCATGTACTCAGAAGTGTTGTTTGGCTAGTGGGTTTCATCTGCTCTATTGGCTTACTGGTTATTTCAATCTAG
- a CDS encoding FMN-binding glutamate synthase family protein produces the protein MQTLWLLVLLMPITIVGFYDIFQTKHALLRNYPVVGHGRWLMEDIRPFVRQYLFESETDGTPVNRMFRSVIYQRAKGALDTLPYGTKLNTQEVGYEWISHSIGAIHYDSDKAEPRVKVGGPACLQPYEASVFNISAMSFGSLSSNAIRALNKGAKLGNFYHNTGEGSVSPYHLEHGGDLVWQIGTGYFGCRTQQGAFCPNSFAKTAIEPSIKMIEIKLSQGAKPGHGGILPADKNTAEIARIRLVEPGTRVDSPPGHSAFSTPLQMMDFIEQLRTLSNGKPIGFKLCIGQRSEFVAICKAMVETGIKPDFITVDGGEGGTGAAPLEYSNSVGMPLREALVYVCDILKGFDLKKDIKVIASGKTFTGFHLVKNIAVGADMCNSARGMMMAIGCVQSLVCNTNECPTGVATQKRALAKGLVVEDKAQRVARYHAETVNATLDIVSSAGLRDHSQLNRGHIFRRTSETEIKRYDEIYPSLAVGCLLTDDYPQQFKKEMQESSSACFMPKVYVVESTSGLKTINEKTG, from the coding sequence ATGCAAACACTATGGTTGCTAGTACTGCTAATGCCGATCACTATTGTGGGCTTTTATGATATTTTTCAAACCAAGCATGCATTGCTTAGAAATTATCCAGTAGTTGGCCATGGCCGCTGGTTAATGGAAGATATCCGCCCCTTTGTAAGACAATACCTTTTCGAATCAGAGACCGACGGAACACCAGTGAATCGCATGTTCCGCTCAGTCATTTATCAGCGTGCAAAAGGCGCATTAGATACCCTACCTTACGGTACAAAACTGAATACTCAAGAAGTGGGGTACGAATGGATAAGCCACTCCATTGGTGCCATACATTACGATTCTGATAAAGCTGAACCAAGGGTAAAAGTCGGTGGCCCCGCCTGTCTGCAACCCTACGAAGCGAGTGTTTTCAATATTTCAGCCATGAGTTTTGGCTCTTTAAGCTCCAATGCTATTCGTGCCCTCAATAAAGGCGCTAAATTAGGCAATTTTTATCATAACACTGGCGAAGGTAGTGTCAGTCCCTATCATTTAGAGCATGGCGGGGATTTGGTATGGCAAATCGGCACCGGCTACTTTGGTTGCCGCACCCAGCAAGGGGCGTTTTGCCCTAATAGCTTTGCAAAAACGGCCATAGAGCCATCGATAAAAATGATCGAGATTAAGCTTTCCCAAGGTGCTAAGCCCGGTCATGGTGGTATTTTACCTGCGGATAAAAATACCGCTGAAATTGCTCGTATCAGATTGGTCGAACCTGGCACGCGAGTGGATTCGCCGCCAGGGCACAGTGCCTTTTCCACCCCGTTACAAATGATGGACTTCATTGAGCAGTTGCGAACTTTATCAAATGGCAAACCTATTGGTTTTAAACTTTGTATCGGTCAAAGGAGTGAATTCGTAGCGATCTGTAAAGCCATGGTGGAAACGGGTATTAAACCAGATTTCATTACCGTAGATGGCGGTGAAGGGGGCACGGGTGCAGCGCCATTGGAGTATTCCAACTCAGTAGGTATGCCCCTTCGTGAAGCCCTCGTTTATGTCTGTGATATTTTAAAAGGATTTGACCTTAAGAAAGACATAAAAGTGATTGCCAGTGGCAAAACGTTCACCGGATTCCATCTAGTCAAAAATATCGCGGTTGGAGCCGACATGTGTAACAGCGCTCGCGGCATGATGATGGCGATAGGCTGTGTTCAATCTTTGGTGTGCAATACCAATGAATGTCCTACCGGTGTAGCCACTCAAAAGCGTGCTTTGGCCAAAGGCTTGGTGGTGGAAGATAAAGCACAACGGGTCGCGCGCTATCATGCTGAGACAGTCAACGCCACTTTAGATATAGTCTCTTCCGCGGGATTGCGTGATCACAGTCAACTCAACCGCGGACATATTTTTCGCCGAACAAGTGAAACAGAGATCAAGCGCTACGATGAGATTTATCCCAGTCTAGCAGTAGGCTGTTTATTAACTGATGATTACCCCCAACAATTCAAAAAAGAAATGCAAGAATCTTCATCTGCATGCTTTATGCCAAAAGTTTATGTGGTAGAAAGTACTAGCGGACTTAAAACTATCAATGAGAAAACTGGTTAA
- a CDS encoding ScpA family protein, which produces MKDTQAPKAPIQQPLPLAFVNGEAMLVKPEDLYIPPDALEVILEAFEGPLDLLLYLIRKHKFDIVNLPILQITQQYMQYVEVMKDLKLELAAEYLLMAAILAEVKSRLLLPKRPDAEDEEDDPRAELIRRLQEYEAIKLAAQEMDGLPRLERDVFVAHGVPSDSVEPIKIQPQVNLQDVVLAFQSVLKKVKAFEHHQIAREALSTRERMSKILQQLSSDGFSDFELLFTVDEGKAGVVVSFLAILELVKEQLVELVQAHPLSQIHLKLRSMSDSDDTGEALWQS; this is translated from the coding sequence ATGAAAGATACACAAGCACCTAAAGCGCCTATCCAGCAACCTTTGCCTTTGGCGTTCGTCAACGGCGAAGCTATGTTGGTCAAGCCGGAGGATCTATATATTCCGCCGGATGCACTGGAAGTTATTCTCGAAGCGTTCGAGGGGCCATTGGATTTATTGTTGTATCTTATCCGTAAGCACAAGTTTGATATTGTTAATCTACCGATTTTGCAAATTACCCAGCAATATATGCAATATGTAGAAGTGATGAAAGACTTAAAGCTAGAATTGGCAGCTGAATATTTATTGATGGCGGCTATTTTAGCTGAAGTGAAATCGCGATTATTGTTACCTAAACGACCTGATGCTGAGGATGAAGAAGATGATCCTCGGGCAGAGTTGATAAGACGTTTACAAGAATATGAGGCGATTAAACTAGCCGCGCAGGAGATGGACGGCTTACCTCGGTTGGAAAGAGATGTGTTTGTTGCCCATGGGGTGCCCAGTGACAGTGTTGAACCTATCAAGATCCAACCGCAGGTTAATCTACAAGATGTGGTGTTGGCTTTTCAGTCCGTGCTTAAAAAGGTCAAAGCCTTCGAGCATCATCAAATCGCTCGAGAAGCGTTGTCGACCCGTGAGCGGATGAGTAAAATTCTGCAGCAATTGAGCAGTGATGGATTTAGCGATTTTGAATTGTTGTTTACGGTGGATGAAGGAAAAGCGGGTGTGGTGGTGTCCTTTTTAGCCATTCTCGAGTTAGTTAAAGAACAGCTGGTGGAATTGGTGCAGGCCCACCCTCTGAGTCAAATACACCTTAAACTGCGCAGCATGAGTGACAGTGACGATACAGGTGAAGCTCTATGGCAAAGTTAA
- a CDS encoding PHP domain-containing protein, whose amino-acid sequence MIEPKKIDLHSHSHYSDGHLSPEELLMRAHNMQVDVLALTDHDTVQGIAELLEYQQEYKRDLTIIPGVEISTSWHGFDIHIVGLNVDHQDSLLLERLACQSKRREDRALKIAHKLDKAGVPGIYEIAKSLAGKGQITRAHFARALIKQQAVSDMESAFKKYLGKGKKAHVKPEWISFEEAIQWIQEAGGQAVLAHPGHYDMTAKWLRRLVGEFAAANGDGIEANHPHLAATKRQLLVELTLEHKLLASTGSDFHFPSRWTELGKNLSVPDKLTPIWHNWASIAA is encoded by the coding sequence ATGATAGAACCTAAAAAAATCGACCTACATAGTCATAGTCATTATTCAGACGGGCATTTGTCGCCTGAAGAACTGCTGATGCGTGCGCATAATATGCAAGTAGATGTGTTGGCCCTGACAGATCATGACACTGTTCAAGGTATTGCAGAGTTGCTCGAATATCAGCAAGAGTACAAACGGGATTTGACCATAATTCCTGGCGTGGAAATTTCCACCTCTTGGCATGGTTTTGATATTCATATAGTGGGATTAAACGTCGATCATCAAGACAGTCTTTTGTTAGAAAGATTAGCTTGCCAATCCAAACGTAGGGAAGATCGAGCATTAAAAATAGCTCACAAATTAGATAAAGCTGGCGTGCCTGGTATTTATGAAATTGCTAAGTCGCTGGCCGGAAAAGGCCAGATCACACGCGCTCACTTCGCTAGAGCGTTGATCAAGCAGCAAGCAGTGAGCGACATGGAGTCGGCCTTTAAAAAGTATTTAGGTAAAGGAAAGAAAGCCCATGTTAAGCCTGAATGGATCTCTTTTGAAGAAGCGATTCAATGGATTCAAGAAGCCGGTGGGCAAGCCGTATTAGCCCATCCTGGTCATTATGATATGACGGCTAAATGGTTACGTCGCTTGGTAGGTGAGTTTGCTGCGGCAAATGGCGACGGCATAGAAGCCAATCACCCCCATTTGGCTGCTACTAAGCGCCAATTGCTGGTGGAGTTAACATTGGAGCATAAGCTGCTTGCTTCCACTGGCTCAGATTTTCATTTTCCAAGTCGTTGGACTGAGTTGGGCAAAAATTTATCAGTTCCTGATAAGCTCACACCGATTTGGCACAATTGGGCTAGCATTGCAGCGTAA
- a CDS encoding anthranilate synthase component 1: MSLTQLSDQPGIAETLVRQGPYVKDPLNAFQQLCANKANCLLLESAEIDSKDNLKSLILLDSALKLVCNGQIVQITALNDNGASLLPLFLLHRPPSVTTQSAADGLSLTLVFPPANDDLDEDARLKAPAVFDALRLMVKRIRCLREHPQNLFLGGAFAYDLLASFEKLPDVAESENSCPDFVFYLAQSLLVIDHQKQTTEVINSVFSGANVANSYFAVSQQMEQTLGQLESLTELPAQQIEAIECDLKVDKDDEHFKQDVLDLKEHILAGDIFQVVPSRSFSLPCPHPYLAYAKLKKQNPSPYMFYLQDEDFSMFGASPESALKYEHQTNQVEIYPIAGTRPRGKHADGSINLDLDSRIELNLREDQKEKAEHIMLVDLARNDVAKVSKPSTRYVKDLLKVDRYSHVMHLVSRVVGQLRDDLDALHAYAACMNMGTLVGAPKVSAASLIRQVEKKRRGSYGGAVGYINGHGDMDTCIVIRSAFVKNDVAYIQAGAGVVYDSDPQAEADETRAKAQAVISAILASVTPTLSQENQA, translated from the coding sequence ATGAGTTTAACGCAATTAAGCGATCAACCAGGTATCGCCGAGACACTCGTCCGACAAGGACCCTATGTTAAAGATCCACTCAATGCGTTTCAGCAATTATGTGCCAACAAAGCCAATTGCTTGTTACTCGAATCAGCTGAAATCGACAGTAAAGACAATTTAAAAAGTTTAATCTTACTCGATTCGGCATTAAAATTAGTCTGCAACGGTCAAATTGTGCAGATAACGGCATTGAACGACAATGGCGCATCTTTACTTCCTCTATTTCTGTTACACCGCCCCCCATCAGTCACGACTCAATCAGCTGCTGATGGTTTGAGTTTAACCTTAGTTTTCCCCCCTGCCAATGATGACTTAGACGAAGATGCGCGTCTCAAAGCACCTGCTGTATTTGATGCATTGCGTTTAATGGTCAAGCGGATTCGTTGTTTGCGGGAACATCCGCAGAATTTATTTTTAGGCGGTGCCTTTGCCTATGATTTGTTAGCTAGCTTCGAAAAATTACCTGACGTAGCAGAGAGTGAAAATAGCTGCCCAGATTTCGTATTTTACCTTGCTCAATCACTTTTGGTTATCGACCATCAAAAGCAAACAACCGAAGTGATTAATAGCGTCTTTAGCGGTGCAAATGTAGCCAATAGTTATTTTGCTGTTAGCCAGCAAATGGAACAGACCTTAGGCCAACTTGAATCGCTCACTGAGCTGCCTGCCCAGCAAATTGAAGCCATAGAGTGTGACCTTAAAGTCGACAAAGACGATGAGCACTTTAAACAAGATGTGCTGGATCTCAAGGAACACATTCTGGCAGGTGATATCTTTCAAGTGGTGCCGTCCCGCAGTTTCAGTCTGCCCTGCCCCCATCCCTATCTTGCCTATGCCAAACTAAAGAAACAAAATCCCAGCCCCTACATGTTTTACTTGCAAGATGAAGACTTTAGTATGTTCGGAGCCTCTCCCGAGTCAGCTTTAAAATATGAACATCAAACCAATCAAGTAGAAATCTATCCTATCGCCGGCACTCGACCAAGAGGAAAACATGCAGACGGCAGCATCAACCTTGACCTGGATAGTCGTATAGAGCTGAACCTGCGTGAAGACCAAAAAGAGAAAGCGGAACATATCATGTTAGTTGATTTGGCCCGTAATGATGTGGCGAAAGTGTCCAAACCCAGCACCCGTTATGTAAAAGATTTGCTCAAAGTAGATCGTTATTCCCACGTTATGCATCTCGTCTCCCGCGTGGTAGGTCAGCTTCGTGATGACTTGGACGCGTTACATGCTTATGCCGCTTGTATGAATATGGGAACCTTAGTCGGTGCCCCTAAAGTCAGTGCCGCCAGCCTAATTCGTCAAGTTGAGAAAAAGCGCCGAGGCAGTTATGGCGGTGCAGTCGGTTATATTAACGGTCATGGCGACATGGATACCTGTATCGTGATCCGCTCGGCGTTTGTTAAAAATGACGTTGCGTATATTCAAGCAGGTGCAGGGGTTGTATATGATTCGGATCCGCAGGCCGAAGCGGATGAAACTCGCGCCAAAGCACAAGCTGTTATCAGCGCCATTCTGGCTTCAGTTACTCCAACTCTATCTCAGGAGAATCAAGCATGA
- a CDS encoding type II toxin-antitoxin system HipA family toxin, with protein sequence MVMEVVKVSYQGKEVGVVSYNEQTRLGAFEYYPSFIKTGIQLSPLKMPLSKTIYSFPEADFEAFKGLPGLIADSLPDDFGNAVINAWVAAQGKSPQDITPLQRLKYTGPRGMGALTYAPATRLKNLNSSQLIAVDTLVEIAQEIINQRADFEVSLSDSGQEDKQAMMALMSVGMSAGGARPKAVLAFNQDFTQVRSGQTDAPEGFTHYLMKFDGVSEHHQNQQTFGDPMGYGAMEYVYYLMAKNCGIDMMPCSLLNEGNRRHFVTQRYDRIGNQKVHVQTLNAMAHVSYKQVGSFSYAELFHVARQLKLSAQDAEQIFRRMIFNVVARNHDDHAKNVSFLFDSDQQWQLAPAYDLAYSYKPGSKWVNSHWMSINGKRDNFNRQDFYTFKSISALFTKQKVDHLIDHTIEQVSQWRKLALQHHVPKTLVDEIRFNLRLSI encoded by the coding sequence ATGGTAATGGAGGTAGTTAAGGTTAGTTACCAAGGAAAAGAAGTCGGTGTGGTCAGTTACAATGAACAAACCCGACTTGGGGCTTTTGAATATTATCCTAGTTTTATTAAAACCGGTATTCAACTCTCGCCACTTAAAATGCCCTTATCAAAAACTATCTATAGCTTCCCAGAAGCCGATTTTGAGGCATTTAAAGGCTTACCTGGTTTAATTGCAGATTCCTTACCTGATGACTTCGGTAATGCCGTGATTAACGCTTGGGTTGCCGCCCAAGGGAAATCACCACAAGATATTACCCCCCTTCAGAGACTTAAATATACCGGTCCCCGTGGCATGGGAGCGCTAACCTATGCCCCTGCAACACGGCTCAAAAACCTAAATTCATCTCAGCTAATCGCTGTGGACACCTTAGTTGAAATCGCTCAGGAGATTATTAACCAACGAGCTGATTTTGAAGTTTCCCTGTCTGACTCAGGTCAAGAAGACAAACAAGCGATGATGGCATTAATGTCAGTCGGCATGAGTGCCGGTGGAGCAAGACCCAAAGCAGTGCTGGCCTTTAATCAAGATTTCACTCAAGTCCGCTCTGGTCAAACAGATGCACCTGAGGGCTTTACTCACTATTTAATGAAATTTGATGGTGTCAGTGAACACCATCAAAATCAACAAACCTTTGGCGATCCTATGGGCTACGGCGCGATGGAGTACGTGTATTACTTAATGGCAAAAAACTGCGGAATAGACATGATGCCCTGCTCTTTGCTAAACGAAGGGAATAGACGCCATTTTGTGACTCAGCGATATGATAGAATAGGCAATCAAAAAGTGCACGTTCAAACGCTTAACGCTATGGCCCACGTTAGCTATAAACAGGTTGGCAGTTTCTCCTATGCAGAGCTATTTCACGTGGCTCGGCAATTAAAGTTATCCGCTCAGGATGCAGAGCAAATTTTTCGCCGCATGATTTTCAATGTAGTAGCACGAAATCATGATGACCATGCGAAAAACGTGTCTTTCCTATTTGATAGTGATCAGCAATGGCAGCTAGCTCCTGCCTATGATTTGGCATATAGCTACAAACCCGGTAGCAAATGGGTAAATAGTCATTGGATGTCAATTAATGGTAAGCGGGATAATTTTAATCGTCAGGACTTTTACACCTTTAAATCTATAAGTGCTTTATTTACTAAACAAAAAGTAGATCACCTTATTGATCACACCATAGAACAGGTGTCTCAATGGCGTAAACTGGCCCTGCAGCACCATGTGCCAAAAACATTGGTAGATGAAATAAGGTTCAATTTACGGCTGAGTATTTAA
- the rluB gene encoding 23S rRNA pseudouridine(2605) synthase RluB: MSEKLQKVLANAGKGSRREMEKWIEQGRISVNGTLATLGDRVEVTDQIRIDGHLLSIQQEKPVCRVLMYNKPEGELCSRKDPEGRSTVFDRLPKIQHGRWIAVGRLDINTSGLLLFTNDGELANRLMHPKHEVQREYAVRVFGEVDNSMVNKLKKGVELEDGMAKFTTIARRPGDDESLNTWFNVTLSEGRNREVRRLWESQGVQVSRLIRVNYGGLELHKRLPQGGWMELELPELNTLRKSVQLPYETESLVNEKRNKLDHVRISRMRRSVKKHKVNSKRKAD, translated from the coding sequence ATGAGTGAAAAATTACAAAAAGTGCTGGCTAATGCCGGTAAAGGTTCTCGTCGCGAGATGGAGAAATGGATAGAGCAAGGGCGTATTTCGGTTAACGGTACCCTCGCCACTTTGGGCGATCGAGTGGAAGTTACCGATCAGATTCGGATCGATGGACACTTGTTGTCAATTCAGCAAGAAAAACCGGTCTGCCGAGTGCTGATGTATAACAAGCCAGAAGGTGAATTATGTAGCCGTAAAGATCCTGAAGGTCGTTCGACGGTTTTTGATCGTCTACCCAAAATACAACATGGCCGCTGGATTGCGGTAGGCCGTTTGGATATCAACACCAGTGGATTATTATTGTTTACCAATGATGGTGAGCTTGCCAATCGATTGATGCATCCTAAGCATGAAGTGCAGCGGGAATACGCCGTTCGTGTATTTGGCGAAGTCGACAACAGTATGGTAAATAAGCTTAAAAAAGGCGTTGAGCTTGAAGATGGCATGGCTAAGTTTACCACTATCGCTCGTCGCCCTGGAGATGACGAAAGTCTGAATACTTGGTTCAACGTGACCTTATCTGAAGGACGTAACCGAGAAGTGCGCCGTTTATGGGAATCACAAGGCGTACAGGTGAGCCGCCTAATTCGAGTCAATTACGGTGGCCTAGAGTTGCATAAGCGCTTACCACAGGGCGGGTGGATGGAATTAGAGCTGCCAGAACTCAATACCTTGCGTAAATCAGTCCAGTTGCCCTATGAAACTGAAAGTCTGGTCAACGAAAAGCGTAATAAATTAGATCATGTGAGGATCAGTCGTATGCGCCGTTCCGTAAAAAAACACAAAGTGAATAGCAAACGTAAAGCTGACTAG